The following are encoded together in the Lathyrus oleraceus cultivar Zhongwan6 chromosome 3, CAAS_Psat_ZW6_1.0, whole genome shotgun sequence genome:
- the LOC127127196 gene encoding uncharacterized protein LOC127127196 — protein sequence MSFFQGIIDSFNSVFSPQSLNPNSSSSSQTNLTAMEPSPSSISNERVAYKLKGYFDLATQEIDKAVRAEEWVLIDDAILHYRNAQRILLEANSTPVPSFITSSEKQKVQSYRQKISKWQGQVSERLQALNRRAGSSFSNQSTSNSNVAQTAAIPSKLSNTTKKVLQKNPQRKDEVNKVPSPKSSQTSGANYDTKLVEMINTAIVDRSPSVRWDDVGGLEKAKQALMEMVILPTKRRDLFTGLRRPARGLLLFGPPGNGKTMLAKAVASESEATFFNVTAASLTSKWVGEAEKLVRTLFMVATSRQPSVIFIDEIDSIMSTRTANENEASRRLKSEFLIQFDGVTSNPDDIVIVIGATNKPQELDDAVLRRLVKRIYVPLPNENVRKLLLKHKLKGQSFSLPSRDLEMLVKETEGYSGSDLQALCEEAAMMPIRELGSNILTVKANQVRGLRYEDFKKAMSVIRPSLNKSKWEELEKWNQEFGSN from the exons ATGAGTTTCTTTCAGGGAATCATTGATTCCTTTAACTCTGTTTTCTCTCCTCAATCCCTCAATCccaattcttcttcttcttctcaaacCAATCTCACTGCAATGGAACCTTCTCCTTCTTCGATTTCCAACGAACGCGTCGCTTATAAGCTCAAAGGATACTTCGATTTGGCCACACAAGAGATCGATAAAGCTGTTAGGGCTGAAGAGTGGGTATTGATTGATGACGCTATTCTTCACTACAGGAATGCTCAAAGGATCCTTCTCGAAGCTAATTCAACTCCTGTTCCTTCGTTCATCACTTCCAG TGAGAAACAGAAGGTACAATCATATCGTCAAAAGATATCAAAATGGCAGGGACAAGTTTCTGAGAGATTGCAGGCTCTTAATAGACGGGCAG GAAGCTCATTTTCCAATCAG AGCACCTCAAACTCAAACGTTGCACAAACTGCTGCAATTCCATCTAAACTGTCAAATACTACAAAAAAAGTGTTACAAAAGAATCCTCAAAGAAAAGATGAGGTGAATAAAGTTCCAAGCCCAAAATCTAGTCAAACATCTGGTGCAAATTATGACACAAAACTGGTTGAAATGATTAACACTGCCATTGTAGACAGAAGTCCTTCTGTTCGATGGGATGATGTTG GTGGCCTTGAAAAGGCAAAGCAAGCTTTAATGGAGATGGTGATTTTGCCAACTAAGAGAAGAGACTTGTTCACTGGTCTTCGAAGGCCAGCTAGAG GTTTGCTTCTCTTTGGTCCACCTGGTAATGGTAAGACCATGCTTGCCAAAGCAGTGGCATCGGAATCAGAAGCAACTTTTTTTAATGTCACCGCAGCTTCCTTGACATCAAAATGG GTGGGTGAAGCTGAAAAGCTTGTAAGGACACTATTCATGGTGGCAACATCAAGACAACCATCTGTAATTTTCATTGATGAG ATTGATAGTATAATGTCAACAAGGACGGCAAATGAAAATGAGGCCAGCAGACGATTAAAATCTGAATTTCTTATCCAGTTTGATGGGGTGACATCCAATCCTGATGATATTGTCATTGTAATTG GTGCGACCAATAAGCCCCAGGAACTGGATGATGCAGTTCTTCGAAGACTA GTTAAGAGAATATACGTACCTTTACCAAATGAAAATGTTCGGAAACTTCTGCTAAAACACAAACTCAAGGGTCAATCATTTTCTTTACCTA GTAGAGATCTAGAAATGCTTGTAAAAGAGACCGAAG GATACTCTGGAAGTGATTTGCAAGCCTTGTGTGAAGAAGCTGCAATGATGCCAATTAGAGAGCTGGGTTCAAACATTCTTACTGTCAAAGCAAATCAG